A single genomic interval of Koleobacter methoxysyntrophicus harbors:
- a CDS encoding YggS family pyridoxal phosphate-dependent enzyme, whose protein sequence is MVDVIKNLQVIKKRVAESAMKTNRKLDDIKIIAVTKNVEVERILEAIQGGIDAIGENRVQEALIKYPLIEKEIEWHMIGYLQRNKAKKAVEHFDLIQSLDRISLAQELDKRGKQQNKIVNVLVQVNVSGEESKSGISPEETVEFIKSLSDYENILIKGLMTIAPYTDDPEETRPYFARMKGLFDEVHKLKGRNIDIEYLSMGMTNDFEVAIEEGSNMIRIGTGIFGERNY, encoded by the coding sequence ATGGTTGATGTAATTAAAAATTTACAAGTAATAAAAAAAAGGGTTGCTGAATCTGCAATGAAAACAAATAGGAAACTTGATGATATAAAAATAATTGCTGTTACAAAAAACGTTGAAGTAGAGAGGATACTTGAAGCGATTCAAGGAGGGATAGATGCCATTGGGGAAAACAGAGTCCAGGAAGCTTTAATAAAATATCCTTTAATAGAAAAAGAGATCGAATGGCATATGATCGGTTATTTACAAAGAAATAAAGCCAAAAAAGCCGTAGAGCATTTTGATTTAATTCAATCCCTTGATAGGATTTCCTTAGCCCAGGAGCTTGATAAAAGGGGTAAACAGCAAAATAAAATAGTAAATGTCCTGGTACAGGTTAATGTTTCCGGTGAAGAATCTAAATCAGGTATTTCCCCCGAAGAAACTGTGGAATTTATAAAATCGTTATCCGATTATGAAAATATACTGATAAAGGGTTTAATGACTATAGCACCGTATACTGATGACCCTGAAGAAACCAGGCCGTATTTTGCAAGGATGAAAGGGTTGTTTGATGAGGTTCACAAACTTAAGGGCCGTAATATAGATATTGAATATCTTTCGATGGGTATGACCAATGATTTTGAAGTGGCAATAGAAGAGGGTTCTAATATGATCAGGATTGGAACGGGGATTTTCGGTGAACGAAATTATTAA
- a CDS encoding cell division protein SepF, which produces MKGNLLNKFFYFIGLDDPEEDSEKLETENTYFLNRKAEEKINRGKVINFNSKKNMRVILREPSRYEDVLEISENLKNDKPVIINLKNMDKDNAKRLIDFLSGVIYAIDGNIKKIENGIFLVVPANIDISGDFSYRSVEENIFPWDNGN; this is translated from the coding sequence GTGAAGGGGAATTTGCTGAATAAATTTTTTTATTTCATAGGCCTTGACGATCCAGAAGAGGACAGTGAAAAATTAGAAACAGAAAATACATATTTCTTGAACCGTAAAGCAGAGGAAAAAATAAACAGGGGTAAGGTTATAAATTTTAATAGTAAAAAAAATATGAGGGTAATTTTGCGAGAACCGAGCCGATATGAGGACGTGCTGGAAATCTCGGAAAATCTGAAAAATGATAAACCGGTTATAATAAACCTTAAAAACATGGATAAAGATAATGCAAAGAGATTAATAGACTTTTTAAGCGGTGTTATTTATGCCATTGACGGAAATATAAAGAAAATCGAAAATGGGATTTTTCTTGTAGTTCCGGCTAATATAGATATTTCGGGAGATTTTAGCTATAGGTCCGTTGAAGAAAATATCTTCCCGTGGGATAATGGTAATTAA
- a CDS encoding YggT family protein: protein MIYRTINLIFDVISLLIMIRVILSWIRLYPSHPSIRFVYEVTEPILEPIRQVLSRLIPSYRTSPIDFSPVIAIFLLRLIRNIIIDIVF, encoded by the coding sequence TTGATTTACAGAACTATTAACTTAATCTTTGATGTAATTTCCTTACTTATTATGATTAGGGTTATACTTTCCTGGATAAGGCTCTATCCTTCTCATCCCTCTATTAGATTTGTTTATGAAGTTACGGAACCTATTTTAGAACCTATCAGACAGGTTTTGAGCCGCTTAATACCGTCTTATAGAACTTCACCTATTGATTTTTCGCCTGTTATTGCTATATTTCTTTTAAGGTTAATAAGGAATATAATTATTGATATTGTATTTTAA
- a CDS encoding DivIVA domain-containing protein produces MSVTLTPLDIQKKSFKKGFRGYVKQEVDEFIEKVRVDYERLYKENAEMKELLEELKEKINHYRNIEDTLQNTLILAQQTAEEVKANAKKERELIIREAEEQAKKILQSANLKVVDVNREYQEALKEFNIFKTRFITFLKAQLEMIEAGEWPEKINTEGGDQEHKNGE; encoded by the coding sequence ATGTCTGTTACATTAACGCCTTTGGATATCCAGAAAAAGTCTTTTAAAAAGGGATTTCGAGGTTATGTGAAACAAGAGGTAGACGAATTTATCGAAAAAGTCAGGGTTGATTATGAACGTTTATATAAAGAAAATGCCGAAATGAAAGAATTACTGGAAGAATTAAAGGAAAAAATAAATCATTACAGGAATATAGAAGATACTCTTCAAAATACGCTGATTCTTGCTCAGCAAACAGCTGAAGAAGTTAAGGCTAATGCAAAAAAAGAAAGGGAACTCATAATTCGGGAAGCAGAGGAACAGGCAAAGAAAATCTTACAGTCGGCAAATTTAAAAGTGGTAGATGTAAACAGGGAATATCAGGAAGCTTTAAAGGAGTTCAATATATTTAAAACCCGTTTTATTACTTTTTTAAAGGCTCAGCTTGAAATGATAGAAGCAGGAGAGTGGCCTGAAAAAATTAATACTGAAGGAGGAGACCAGGAACATAAAAATGGAGAATAG
- a CDS encoding TM1266 family iron-only hydrogenase system putative regulator → MENRVAVVGIVLFHRGECARRVNEILSDYGHIIVGRMGIPYKERGVSVIALIVDGTTDEIGALTGKLGNIKDVKVRSAITI, encoded by the coding sequence ATGGAGAATAGAGTGGCTGTTGTAGGGATTGTCTTATTCCATCGGGGTGAATGTGCAAGAAGGGTTAATGAGATACTTTCGGATTACGGTCATATAATAGTAGGAAGAATGGGGATACCTTATAAAGAAAGGGGAGTTTCAGTAATTGCATTGATAGTCGATGGTACTACAGATGAAATCGGGGCTTTAACGGGGAAATTAGGGAATATTAAGGACGTTAAGGTTCGTTCTGCTATTACAATATAA
- a CDS encoding 5'-methylthioadenosine/adenosylhomocysteine nucleosidase: MKLGIIGAMEEEIILLQNELGAELAKTKAGKKFYKGKFKGIEIFLTESGIGKVNAAVATQILIDDFGVEKIICTGVAGAVNRELDVKDVVISIDVVQHDIDVSKYGYPKGFIPRLGIREFQADKELVKIAKEAGNKILKNNKVHNGRILTGDQFIADRKTVEELWKEFKGYCVEMEGGAIAQTCFLNKIPFVIIRAISDRADGSAHIDYKSFVHDAAKNSFLIVINMLTRIAQI, from the coding sequence ATGAAACTCGGTATTATTGGGGCTATGGAAGAAGAGATTATTCTTCTTCAGAATGAATTAGGGGCAGAATTGGCGAAAACAAAAGCAGGAAAGAAATTCTACAAAGGTAAATTTAAAGGAATAGAGATTTTTTTAACTGAATCGGGGATAGGAAAGGTAAATGCTGCAGTAGCAACCCAAATCCTGATAGACGATTTTGGAGTCGAGAAGATAATATGTACCGGTGTTGCAGGGGCTGTAAATAGAGAACTAGATGTTAAGGATGTGGTAATTTCTATAGATGTCGTTCAGCATGATATTGATGTTTCAAAATACGGATACCCGAAAGGATTTATACCCAGATTAGGAATTCGAGAGTTTCAGGCTGATAAGGAGCTGGTTAAAATTGCCAAAGAAGCCGGTAATAAAATCTTAAAAAACAACAAGGTACATAATGGCAGAATCCTTACAGGGGATCAATTTATTGCAGATAGAAAAACGGTAGAAGAACTATGGAAGGAATTTAAAGGTTATTGTGTGGAAATGGAAGGCGGGGCTATAGCGCAAACGTGCTTTTTGAATAAAATTCCATTTGTAATTATCAGGGCTATTTCAGATAGGGCTGATGGTTCAGCTCATATTGACTATAAATCCTTTGTTCATGATGCAGCAAAAAATTCCTTCTTGATAGTGATTAATATGTTGACCAGAATTGCTCAAATCTAA
- a CDS encoding DUF5665 domain-containing protein: MEDDFSTLKKLLIKIEEFSIKMEKMRIAEYVSLMEDPIKILYTNFLAGIARGIGMAVGFTLLGAITIYILQKIVILNLPLLGDFIADIVKIVQDQL; this comes from the coding sequence ATGGAAGATGACTTTAGCACTCTTAAAAAACTCCTGATAAAAATAGAAGAGTTTTCGATTAAAATGGAAAAGATGCGGATTGCTGAATATGTAAGTTTGATGGAAGACCCAATTAAGATTCTTTACACAAATTTTTTGGCAGGCATTGCCAGAGGTATAGGTATGGCTGTCGGTTTTACATTATTGGGTGCTATTACAATATATATTCTGCAAAAAATAGTAATATTGAATCTTCCGTTATTAGGTGACTTTATTGCAGATATTGTAAAAATCGTCCAGGATCAGTTATAA
- a CDS encoding TraR/DksA C4-type zinc finger protein has translation MDKKLLENFRTRLLHEKKELEQEIKKINDSGIGEPLKEVSGELSSYDNHSSDLGAETFERGKDIALRDNQKVILKKVNDALGRIDKGSYGYCENCGGEIPLERLEAVPYATLCLRCREEIEARSYTMKRPVEEKAISPPFGRTFLDGEDSTGYDGEDAWQEVARYGSANSPQDVGGAESYEDIYIDKEEPRGTVERIDNLSKEDVINE, from the coding sequence ATGGATAAAAAATTATTAGAGAATTTCAGAACAAGATTATTGCATGAAAAGAAAGAACTGGAACAGGAAATAAAAAAAATAAATGATTCGGGGATAGGAGAGCCTTTGAAAGAAGTTTCCGGGGAGCTTTCGAGTTATGACAATCATAGTTCCGATTTAGGAGCAGAAACCTTTGAAAGAGGTAAAGACATAGCCTTAAGGGATAATCAAAAGGTCATTTTGAAAAAGGTTAATGATGCCCTTGGAAGAATAGATAAGGGTTCATATGGTTATTGTGAGAATTGTGGTGGAGAAATTCCTTTAGAAAGGCTTGAAGCAGTCCCGTATGCCACACTATGTCTTAGATGCAGGGAAGAGATAGAAGCCCGTTCATATACTATGAAGAGACCTGTTGAAGAAAAGGCAATTTCTCCACCTTTTGGAAGAACTTTTCTGGACGGGGAAGATTCTACAGGGTATGATGGAGAAGATGCCTGGCAGGAAGTTGCCAGGTACGGCAGTGCTAATTCCCCCCAGGATGTGGGAGGAGCCGAATCCTATGAAGATATTTACATCGATAAAGAGGAACCTCGGGGGACGGTAGAAAGGATAGATAATCTCAGCAAAGAGGATGTTATAAATGAATAG
- the lspA gene encoding signal peptidase II encodes MEWLILIVYFLIAGIIVLDQLTKILIQRNFALHESLGVIENVFHITFVPNYGAAFGILKDKTFFFILTSLIVIISFLFYLKYVPKEKKILRYALVLQIGGAVGNLIDRIRLGYVIDFLDFRVWPVFNVADMAIVFGVGLLIYQILLIPERG; translated from the coding sequence ATGGAGTGGTTAATATTGATCGTCTATTTCCTTATCGCCGGTATAATCGTATTAGATCAATTAACTAAAATTTTGATTCAAAGGAATTTTGCCCTACACGAATCTCTAGGGGTAATCGAAAACGTTTTTCACATAACCTTTGTGCCTAATTATGGTGCTGCCTTTGGTATTTTAAAGGATAAAACATTTTTTTTCATATTAACGAGTCTTATAGTAATAATATCTTTTTTATTTTATTTAAAGTATGTTCCTAAAGAGAAAAAGATTTTAAGGTATGCCCTAGTTTTGCAAATTGGCGGTGCTGTCGGGAATCTGATAGATCGAATTCGATTGGGGTATGTAATAGATTTTCTTGATTTTAGAGTTTGGCCGGTTTTTAATGTTGCCGATATGGCCATAGTGTTTGGGGTAGGGCTTTTAATATATCAGATCCTTTTAATACCGGAAAGAGGCTAG
- a CDS encoding RluA family pseudouridine synthase — protein MVQHKHFTVPEAQSRVRIDVFLAMKIPGRSRTYIQKLIQEGRVKVNGNSVKCNFKIKPMDEIEIEIPELREPDLKPEEIPIDIVYEDEDIIVVNKPRGMVVHPAPGNYSGTLVNALLARCDNLSGINGILRPGIVHRLDKDTSGLLLVAKNDEAHRKLAEQLKQRKITRKYIALVHGNIKINGGTIDAPIGRHHIRRQEMAVTHKNSKRAITHFKVLERFGEFTLIEASLETGRTHQIRVHMAYIGHPLVGDIKYGPKKTELKGQALHAWFIGFNHPKSGKYMEFRTSLPEEIDNLLNKLRKKGR, from the coding sequence ATGGTGCAGCATAAGCATTTTACCGTACCGGAGGCTCAAAGCAGAGTAAGAATAGATGTTTTTCTTGCAATGAAGATACCGGGAAGATCCCGAACATATATTCAAAAATTGATTCAAGAGGGAAGGGTCAAGGTAAACGGAAATAGTGTGAAGTGCAATTTCAAAATTAAACCTATGGATGAGATAGAAATAGAAATTCCCGAATTAAGAGAACCGGACTTAAAACCGGAGGAAATTCCCATAGATATTGTTTATGAAGATGAAGATATAATTGTTGTTAATAAACCCAGAGGGATGGTTGTCCATCCTGCTCCCGGCAACTATTCAGGAACCTTAGTGAATGCCCTTTTGGCTCGATGTGATAACTTATCTGGCATAAATGGAATATTAAGGCCGGGCATAGTTCACAGACTGGATAAAGATACATCGGGTTTACTGCTGGTAGCTAAAAATGATGAAGCCCATAGGAAATTAGCAGAACAGCTTAAGCAAAGAAAGATAACACGAAAATATATTGCATTGGTACACGGAAATATAAAAATAAACGGCGGTACAATCGACGCTCCCATAGGCCGGCATCACATAAGAAGGCAGGAAATGGCTGTAACCCATAAAAATAGTAAAAGAGCTATAACTCACTTTAAAGTTTTAGAGAGGTTTGGAGAATTTACCTTAATAGAAGCATCTTTAGAAACGGGACGAACCCATCAAATCCGTGTTCATATGGCTTATATAGGCCATCCGCTGGTGGGAGATATAAAATATGGGCCGAAAAAAACAGAACTTAAAGGTCAGGCCCTCCATGCTTGGTTCATAGGGTTTAACCATCCGAAGTCCGGTAAATACATGGAATTCAGAACTTCCCTTCCTGAAGAAATAGACAATCTTTTAAATAAGTTAAGAAAGAAAGGGAGATGA
- the pyrR gene encoding bifunctional pyr operon transcriptional regulator/uracil phosphoribosyltransferase PyrR, producing MKEKARIMDERGISRAISRISHEIIEKNKGVDNVVIIGIRRRGVPLAERIARKVQEVEGRNLPLGVLDITLYRDDLSNIASQPVVHKTEIPFDITGKKVVLVDDVLFTGRTVRAALDALIDLGRPQMIQLAVLIDRGHRELPIRADYVGKNVPTSRNEVIKVKLREVDDEDCVVIYDRN from the coding sequence GTGAAAGAGAAAGCCAGAATTATGGATGAAAGGGGAATTAGCAGGGCTATATCCCGGATTAGTCACGAAATAATTGAAAAAAATAAAGGGGTAGATAACGTAGTAATTATTGGAATAAGGAGAAGAGGAGTGCCCCTTGCTGAAAGAATAGCCCGAAAAGTCCAGGAAGTAGAAGGCAGAAATCTCCCTCTAGGGGTTCTCGATATCACTCTTTATAGGGATGACCTATCTAATATTGCTTCACAACCTGTTGTTCATAAAACTGAGATTCCTTTTGATATTACCGGGAAAAAGGTTGTCCTGGTAGATGATGTGCTTTTCACCGGTCGAACCGTTCGGGCTGCTTTAGATGCTTTAATAGACCTGGGTAGACCTCAAATGATTCAGTTAGCGGTACTAATTGATAGAGGGCACCGGGAACTACCCATAAGAGCCGATTATGTCGGGAAAAATGTGCCGACTTCGAGGAATGAAGTTATAAAAGTAAAATTGCGAGAAGTTGATGATGAAGATTGTGTAGTTATCTATGATAGAAATTAA
- a CDS encoding Rqc2 family fibronectin-binding protein, with product MPYDGIVLYSVKTELETLISNKKIEKVYQPQEDEIILNLRNSKEEHYLLISANPNSPRVHLTNMSKHNPISPPVFCMVLRKHLTGGRIVGFFQPELERILHINIETVDELGIVKTKTLIVEIMGKHSNIILIDPENNKIIDGIKRIPESVNTYRQILPGNTYKEPPHQGKKNPFARVDFEFYDIFKTAHPDSKAFKVILDNYMGISPAMAKHIVLKADIDDDTLCSHLKDSDLINLWNAFDATFKSIQSSSFKPVVFLDENRNRFVDFYIFPLIQYDFYHKKEIESVNEALDYFYCAKLERERFNNNKNNLLKIVEGFLEKCYKKLELYRQKSREAKDSEKYRIYGELIISNIHNIKKGLDKICVKNFYDTHPSTVCINLDPTISPAQNAQLYFKKYSKLKKAAEIIKKRIAKTEEEIKYLDGILVSLENTVQEEDIDEIRHELERLGYIKKKKDKKEKHSGQLKKGTPMKYMSTEGFEILVGKNNRQNDYLTMVFASSEDLWLHTKNIPGSHVIIKSAGRRIPDKTIIEAANLAAFYSKAKYSSNVPVDYTEKKNVRKPKGAKPGMVIYDNFKTIYVTPSPDIIEKLKKS from the coding sequence ATGCCTTATGACGGAATTGTCCTGTATTCTGTTAAAACAGAACTGGAAACATTAATCTCAAATAAAAAAATAGAAAAAGTATATCAACCACAAGAAGATGAAATTATCCTTAATTTAAGAAATAGCAAAGAAGAGCATTATCTCTTAATATCGGCAAACCCCAACAGCCCTAGGGTGCATCTTACAAATATGTCTAAACACAACCCTATATCTCCCCCTGTTTTCTGTATGGTTTTAAGAAAACATTTAACAGGAGGGAGAATTGTAGGATTTTTTCAACCCGAATTAGAACGTATATTACATATAAACATAGAAACAGTTGATGAATTAGGAATAGTTAAAACTAAAACCCTTATTGTTGAAATAATGGGGAAACATAGCAATATTATCTTAATAGATCCAGAAAATAACAAGATTATTGACGGTATCAAGCGAATCCCCGAATCAGTCAATACTTACCGGCAGATTCTCCCCGGAAATACGTATAAAGAACCACCACATCAGGGTAAAAAAAACCCTTTTGCCAGGGTCGATTTTGAATTTTACGATATTTTCAAAACGGCTCACCCTGATTCAAAGGCATTTAAAGTAATTCTCGATAATTATATGGGTATAAGCCCTGCCATGGCTAAGCATATAGTATTGAAAGCCGACATTGATGACGACACTTTATGCAGCCATTTAAAAGATAGTGATTTAATAAATTTGTGGAATGCCTTTGACGCTACCTTCAAGTCAATACAAAGCAGTAGTTTTAAACCCGTAGTTTTCCTTGATGAAAACAGGAATAGATTTGTTGATTTTTATATCTTCCCTTTAATCCAATACGATTTCTACCATAAGAAGGAAATAGAATCCGTGAATGAGGCTTTAGATTATTTTTACTGTGCAAAACTTGAAAGGGAAAGATTTAATAACAATAAAAATAATTTATTAAAAATCGTTGAAGGCTTCCTGGAAAAATGTTATAAAAAACTGGAACTTTACAGGCAAAAATCCCGTGAAGCTAAAGACAGCGAAAAGTATCGAATATATGGCGAACTAATTATTTCTAATATACACAATATAAAAAAAGGCCTGGATAAAATCTGTGTAAAAAATTTTTATGATACTCATCCATCGACAGTATGCATCAATTTAGACCCGACTATTTCACCAGCCCAAAATGCTCAACTTTATTTCAAAAAATATAGTAAACTTAAAAAAGCAGCAGAAATTATAAAAAAAAGGATTGCTAAAACAGAAGAAGAAATAAAATATCTCGATGGTATCCTTGTTAGCCTTGAAAATACTGTGCAAGAGGAAGATATAGATGAAATTAGACATGAATTAGAAAGACTTGGTTATATAAAGAAAAAAAAGGATAAAAAAGAAAAACACAGCGGACAATTAAAGAAAGGAACTCCTATGAAATATATGTCTACCGAAGGATTTGAGATCCTCGTCGGGAAAAACAATAGGCAAAATGATTATTTAACAATGGTATTCGCATCTTCAGAAGATTTATGGCTCCATACCAAAAATATACCGGGCTCTCATGTCATTATCAAATCTGCGGGCAGACGCATCCCAGATAAGACAATAATAGAAGCCGCCAATCTGGCAGCTTTTTACAGTAAAGCAAAGTATTCCAGCAACGTACCGGTAGATTATACAGAAAAAAAGAATGTTAGGAAACCTAAAGGTGCAAAACCCGGAATGGTTATCTATGACAATTTTAAAACTATATATGTAACCCCGTCTCCCGATATAATAGAAAAGCTTAAAAAATCTTAA
- a CDS encoding cobalamin-dependent protein (Presence of a B(12) (cobalamin)-binding domain implies dependence on cobalamin itself, in one of its several forms, or in some unusual lineages, dependence on a cobalamin-like analog.) codes for MNKKKILGASLGNCVHVGGVINFLQLAEQQGYDTFFLGPAVSVDELIGAIIESEPDIVAIGYRLTPETAAVLFSELKEKINRFNLKEKKFIFGGTQPTAEAARKSGLFSKIFNGSEHIDEIINFLKGTSASGAVEEYPDNLIDRIKSKYPHPIIRHHFGLPDLEQTIEGVKVLAESRVLDVISLAPDQNAQEFFFKRDKMNRALDGAGGVPVRTKQHFERLYEATRRGNYPLMRCYSGTNDIFKMAEMLLETINNAWAAIPLCWYNVLDGRGPRKLKESIKENQELMKWHGERGIPLEVNEAHHWSLRDAHDTIAVVMAYLAAYNAKKMGVKNYIAQYMFNTPPATSPTMDLAKMLAKIELIESLEDKDFITFRQVRAGLSSFPTDLDLAKGQLAASTYLSMAIKPHILHVVAYCEAHHAATPEDIIESCKIARGIIRNILNDMPDMLSDEKIQARKKELLEEASVLLDAIKNLNPHCDDPLSDAGTLAKAIEIGLLDAPHLKGNKWAKGLLQTRMINGACYAYDPQQGKILKEKERIARVKVE; via the coding sequence TTGAATAAAAAAAAGATATTAGGCGCTTCCTTGGGAAATTGCGTTCATGTTGGAGGAGTTATAAATTTTCTGCAGTTAGCCGAACAACAAGGGTATGACACGTTTTTCTTGGGCCCTGCAGTTTCAGTTGATGAATTGATCGGTGCTATTATTGAAAGCGAACCTGACATTGTTGCAATTGGATACAGGTTAACTCCTGAAACGGCAGCTGTTTTGTTTAGTGAATTAAAAGAAAAAATAAATAGATTTAATTTAAAAGAAAAGAAATTTATTTTTGGAGGAACTCAACCAACCGCAGAAGCAGCCAGGAAGTCAGGGCTATTTAGCAAGATCTTCAATGGCAGTGAACATATTGATGAAATTATAAATTTCCTGAAGGGCACTTCAGCGTCAGGAGCAGTGGAAGAATATCCCGATAACCTGATTGATAGAATAAAATCGAAATATCCTCATCCGATTATCAGACATCACTTTGGATTACCGGACCTTGAGCAAACTATAGAAGGTGTTAAAGTACTCGCCGAATCTAGGGTGCTAGACGTTATATCCTTAGCTCCTGACCAAAATGCTCAAGAGTTTTTTTTCAAACGGGACAAAATGAATAGAGCCTTGGATGGAGCCGGAGGAGTTCCGGTGCGAACCAAACAGCACTTTGAGAGACTGTACGAGGCAACCAGAAGAGGTAATTATCCATTAATGCGTTGTTATAGCGGAACTAACGATATCTTCAAAATGGCAGAAATGCTGCTGGAAACGATAAACAATGCCTGGGCTGCCATACCTTTATGCTGGTATAATGTGCTGGATGGGAGGGGGCCGAGGAAGCTGAAAGAATCTATAAAAGAGAATCAAGAGTTGATGAAATGGCATGGAGAAAGGGGTATCCCTCTTGAAGTAAATGAAGCTCATCACTGGAGTCTGAGAGATGCTCATGATACTATAGCGGTGGTAATGGCATATTTAGCGGCATATAATGCTAAGAAAATGGGGGTAAAAAATTACATTGCCCAGTATATGTTTAATACACCTCCTGCAACTTCTCCGACGATGGATTTAGCTAAAATGCTTGCTAAAATTGAACTTATTGAATCACTGGAAGATAAAGATTTTATAACTTTTCGCCAGGTAAGGGCCGGTCTTTCCAGCTTTCCTACAGATTTAGACCTGGCAAAGGGCCAGCTTGCAGCATCCACCTATTTATCTATGGCGATTAAACCCCATATCCTTCATGTTGTAGCTTATTGTGAGGCCCACCATGCTGCAACTCCTGAAGACATAATTGAAAGCTGTAAAATAGCAAGAGGAATCATCAGAAATATACTGAATGATATGCCTGATATGTTATCCGATGAAAAAATCCAGGCGAGGAAAAAGGAACTACTTGAGGAAGCTAGTGTTTTACTCGATGCCATAAAAAACCTCAATCCCCATTGCGATGACCCTCTGTCAGATGCCGGCACCCTTGCCAAAGCTATAGAAATCGGTTTGCTGGATGCTCCTCACCTAAAAGGCAACAAGTGGGCAAAAGGGTTATTGCAGACGAGGATGATTAATGGTGCATGTTACGCCTATGACCCTCAACAAGGCAAAATATTAAAAGAAAAAGAAAGGATTGCGAGGGTAAAGGTCGAATAA
- the dapF gene encoding diaminopimelate epimerase, giving the protein MKFTKMQGTGNDFIVIDCMERENKDLKQLAPKLCNRHFGIGADGIIMILPSASEDIKMRIINSDGSEAEMCGNGIRCFAKYIYTRGIINKEKIRVETLAGTIVPEIIFKNGKPDMVKVDMGEPRLKRSDIPMEGPEGEVINEPLYLDGIEYRITCVSMGNPHCVIFIDDINAIPIKEIGPGIENHKLFPQKTNVEFIQVLNQGEIKMKVWERGAGETLACGTGACASGVASYLNKKTGRRIIVHLPGGDLLVEWMDDNHIYMTGPAEEVFTGEIIL; this is encoded by the coding sequence ATGAAATTCACTAAAATGCAGGGAACGGGGAATGATTTTATAGTAATAGATTGCATGGAAAGGGAGAACAAGGATTTAAAGCAGCTTGCGCCAAAATTATGTAACCGTCATTTTGGAATTGGTGCCGATGGAATTATAATGATTCTTCCTTCTGCTTCAGAGGATATAAAAATGAGAATAATCAATTCTGACGGCAGTGAAGCGGAAATGTGCGGTAATGGTATCCGCTGTTTTGCGAAATATATTTATACCAGGGGTATAATCAATAAAGAGAAAATTAGAGTTGAAACTCTGGCCGGTACGATAGTACCTGAGATAATTTTTAAAAACGGCAAGCCCGATATGGTTAAAGTTGATATGGGGGAACCCAGACTAAAAAGAAGTGATATACCTATGGAAGGACCTGAGGGTGAGGTTATAAACGAACCCCTGTATTTGGATGGTATTGAATATAGAATTACCTGTGTGTCGATGGGTAATCCCCATTGTGTGATCTTCATAGATGATATAAATGCTATTCCTATAAAAGAGATAGGCCCCGGAATAGAAAACCACAAGCTATTTCCACAAAAAACCAATGTGGAATTCATACAGGTTTTAAATCAAGGGGAGATTAAGATGAAAGTTTGGGAAAGGGGAGCAGGAGAAACTCTAGCATGTGGTACCGGTGCCTGTGCAAGCGGAGTAGCTTCTTATTTGAATAAAAAAACGGGAAGGAGGATTATCGTTCATTTACCGGGGGGAGACCTCCTGGTTGAATGGATGGATGACAATCATATTTATATGACAGGGCCTGCAGAGGAGGTTTTTACAGGGGAAATAATCTTATAG